One Ranitomeya imitator isolate aRanImi1 chromosome 4, aRanImi1.pri, whole genome shotgun sequence genomic window, gagcgttaggcgcaatccacggctgcctctagtgtggttggagaggattagggattgcggtcagcagagttcccacgtctcagagctcgttcaatgtttttgggttattgtcaggtaactgtatgtgctctgacctctatgtccattgtggtactgaattaccttatcataacacttggcctaggtggttgaccaaccagactgtcaacctgtggtatTGCAGATAAATATGGAGGGTAGTGTGGCAAGTTTCTATCCTGTGTATGAGGTAacacttgatgttgagggtagaagggcatcaagtcctgggtactggattgtcccatttggtcagaccccccaatatggccatgtcgagcagacacatgttgggaccagcctccaaacatgtgtctgttcaagtggtcatattgggcagttgcaggataatCATAAATTGGCCTGTTTTGGGGTTGTTGGGTGCTTTGGGCAGGCTGTTGTTGTGTAGCTAGACATggcgggggtggtgctgcgactgtttgggtttggttctgtggaaggtcttgcaccgccagaaggttggtaactGACATTTGCCATCGTTCGAGGTAATTAAAAACATGAGTCGGGTTGTTAGGGGGTGTGGCCGCATCTATAACAatttggatacaacctctggtccgcagcctgagcgatcgTGGAATGGCCCGTAAATAGCGGGAaagactgcggaagtacgcttcctccccatcgtcatgggcagccctggacaaatagtccaacacccctgtatccacttgcctcctggtgccaatgttagaagccacccttctgcgccgaccacggtttggtcttgtagtaggctgtggtgatgtatccagagccaaggttggactgctgctctgggctccttcctccacctctggatttgcctcatgtgtggcagaagacgctgctgctggttgtggtggttggttgctgcctgttgcttggccagatggtccagccatttcggcaccttcaccaacggggtcaatcaccaactcagagtcagatgcagtctccctttctgtcagattggactctgttctgtatttcacaaatgagtttaaaaaaaaaaaattagctacatattcacgtaataagatgtgttaaatattttgagacatgcatgcacttacggtctgagctccatcaccggtgcaagaAAACTAAGCAGATCAAAATAAAGATATTTTCgtttttttgttgctgcatcatCACTCCGCCCAGAAACTTGACGTTCACGCcgatattggtcccggcaactccgccagcgtctagtgacatcattgactgcaaagataCAAAATTTGGGATATAAATATCACGCACATAACTCAaaccgttacagggtttgcaatcacacacgggcccaggaggctagggggacataaaattcctttgggccTATATTaaaccctttctgccatcggacgtactattccgtccatgtggggtgggccctaattcccaaggacggaatagtacgtctagcgcgatcggccgtgctcacgggggaagcgcggccgattgcggccgggtgtcagctgcctatcgcagctgacatccggcactatgtgccaggagcggtcacggaccgcccccggcacattaacccccggcacaccgcgatcaaacatgatcgcgatgtgccggcggtacagggaagcttcccgcagggagggggctccctgcgggcttccctgagccccccgcagcaacgctagatccttcccggatccaagatggccgcggcatccgggtcctgcagggagggaggtggcttcacagagcctgctcagagcaggcactgtgaagcagcctgcactg contains:
- the LOC138676237 gene encoding uncharacterized protein isoform X1; amino-acid sequence: MVHYGTQTKERLNDVTRRWRSCRDQYRRERQVSGRSDDAATKKRKYLYFDLLSFLAPVMELRPTESNLTERETASDSELVIDPVGEGAEMAGPSGQATGSNQPPQPAAASSATHEANPEVEEGAQSSSPTLALDTSPQPTTRPNRGRRRRVASNIGTRRQVDTGVLDYLSRAAHDDGEEAYFRSLSRYLRAIPRSLRLRTRGCIQIVIDAATPPNNPTHVFNYLERWQMSVTNLLAVQDLPQNQTQTVAAPPPPCLATQQQPAQSTQQPQNRPIYDYPATAQYDHLNRHMFGGWSQHVSARHGHIGGSDQMGQSSTQDLMPFYPQHQVLPHTQDRNLPHYPPYLSAIPQVDSLVGQPPRPSVMIR
- the LOC138676237 gene encoding uncharacterized protein isoform X2 — encoded protein: MELRPTESNLTERETASDSELVIDPVGEGAEMAGPSGQATGSNQPPQPAAASSATHEANPEVEEGAQSSSPTLALDTSPQPTTRPNRGRRRRVASNIGTRRQVDTGVLDYLSRAAHDDGEEAYFRSLSRYLRAIPRSLRLRTRGCIQIVIDAATPPNNPTHVFNYLERWQMSVTNLLAVQDLPQNQTQTVAAPPPPCLATQQQPAQSTQQPQNRPIYDYPATAQYDHLNRHMFGGWSQHVSARHGHIGGSDQMGQSSTQDLMPFYPQHQVLPHTQDRNLPHYPPYLSAIPQVDSLVGQPPRPSVMIR